The sequence tccttgcatgacctcagcggctacactctccatctctgtgaggggtgtttggccccaggttgtcttcctggtatagtttcttggcattatggcttttctacaatgtttatgacattaaaaataaaacatatataatgtataataacactcaaatatatttaagactaaacttaacttgtgcttcatgtaggggtaaagtgagacactgtcccactttaccccacagcatttgtcccactttaccctgAAGCcataattttagaaaaacaacatcttttatcaattcagggtaatcttcagctagcatcaatcacatggttttatatgttggaagttcgaAAACATTTATGATATAAGtctttctacctgattcaatttgttttgacacaacagttgattaagttcaaagcaagaaaatttacttttacatgcaaaaaacatatttttgtgaaaaaacatcctttccacagcaccagcaccaacttctccttcattgcaaggggggaatgggaggggcctttaaacataatagtcacatgaccacaaatgtgttccgttgcctagatacagggggtgtttcacattaccccgctctcccttaTAACTCCTCCTTCTGGAAGGAGAACCAGGGTTTATAATCGCACACTTAATTACAACAACATGCACAGTAGTCTTTTCACATGTAATATTACCACTCATGTGGAGTAACACCATTCACATGCAAtttgtgtaaaaatgtgttttttgtttatcataacattaatttatcatcatgttcaatatttaatttcattatatttcaatttcaataaaaaaaattagcAGTATCCCATATTATTTTATCAGTTAATTTCTACTTACGTTAAGTTAATTAAGTATTAGTTTATCTCTATACActtaatattatttcatttacaATACACTTACATTTTGGCTTTATTTTAGTCTTAACttgtatttttgatttaattatttagtttttttctgtattctattctacttCATTATATTGTTCTGTACACCAATCTTGCAGCAAGCTTGCATAAGAAGCTCCTTCCGGTTAATAAAGTCTTATTTTATAAATTGTGAGGGCATATagtgcagtgatgtttccatACCGGTGGGAGGCAGTAAAGCACTTAATAGTGCCTAGTCAGccggaaagaggaagaagataaaacacaatgtttttcttCCGGTGAACACACGTCGCAGTAATGGATGCTATGATGGAGACTGAATAGTTTGTAGGTGGTCGGGACGTGCAGTTAACTTCAGTATTCTTCCCCCTCTGGTTTCTCTGAATGAAGGAACACGTGTAACTTTTCAGCTACGTGTGGCTGAGTTAGTTTACACCCAGCTCTCTGTCTACGTGTCTTTCTCTGATGCTCTGGGACACATGGAGGCTCCGTCCTCTCGTCCCTCTGCCACACCGGACGCTCCAGGGTGGCCGGCGGGCCGGAGACCCCTCTCCGGCGGGGAGTCCGAGTGTGACCCTGCCAGGGACACCAAGACACACTTCCGCGTCTGTCGCTTCATAATGGAGACAGGTAACACCCAGTTTCACCAGGGTATCATGGAAGCTCACTTCTGCTTAGTAGGCAAGATTCAAAGTCATGCCTGATGGcgaaaaaattattattgtataaatgaCATAGTTTATTATATTACTTTATACCAATTTGATCAATTAAACAATTTTCTTCTTTAAATACAGTACAGAGGAAAACAGGGGTATAAGAAAAGGCCTATCTCCCCCATCCCACCACAGACAAGGGTCAATACAAAAGTTCAATCTCATTTGTAAGGCACCAGACCACAAGATGCATTATCCCAAGGACCTTTACATAGAAGGTCGAGACGCTAAAATTTCCAGAGAACACAACAGTTCCCTCAAAGTTAGtgacatgtatttaaataaatgggAGGTAGAGAGAtcaagagagggagaagtgctCAGTGCACGATGGGAGTCCCCTCTACGGTCTATAACTAAGGGATGGTTCAGTGCTCACTTGAGTCAGTGCTAACTTTAAGCTTTATCAAAGAGGAAAGATACAGGTCTCTCCTTAAATGTAGAGATAGTGTCTGTCTCCTGAACCCAGAGTGACAGCTGGTTCGACAGGAGCCTGGTCCAAATAGAGAATTGCAacaggagaaagacagaaaaaacacagtGTGTTAAGCTTTTTTTATGGTCCACCAGCAGCAAAAATGTATCAAAGACGTTTCTTTCTTTTAagataagagatgttttttctgatGCCTTGTATGAGGACAGTTCTTAAACCACAGGGAGACAGGGGGTGAGCCCACACTTTTCCATAACAGTAATACTTTTTATTACCAGCCTTCAGTGCCAGTTTTATGTCAGATATGTACCCTCATATGACTAGTTTAGGTGAACTAAGGATCGCAAATCCATTAATCTACTTAAGAATTGAGTGAGGTCACCTGTTTAATTTCTTTTGCAGAGCTCTAAGAGGgatgatttattattatatattcattGTGGTGTAATGCAGGttgtataaataaaattaaactgCAAACTTATTATAGCAGCTAATATATGAGAAGGAAAGTACCCTCTGATTAAATCTATTGATCTATCAATCCAGTTccatttgttatttattgtatCAAATTTGACTTTGATAAGTtaagtgtgttttattatatcattattcTGTCTTAACACCTCACACATTTCCCTGGTtaggttttattttcatcatgtATAATTTCTAAGCCGTAAATTGACCACACATCTGATCCACCAGCTTTTAGCCTATGTCTCTACACTGTTTCTTGTTAACCTCTGTGCATTTAGACTTTGAAAAACATTCATCAAGTAAGAAATGGTTTTGAGCTGTAACCGTAGCAGCCTGGGACAGAACTCTGACGTACTGCTGACATAATGATTCAAATGGTGAGTCAAATGATTGATAAAATAGAAATGGCAgttcagtaaaaaaaagaaaagaagaatatgaatttgtgtgaatgaATCTATCAAATATGATGAAACACCACATTGGATTTTGAGTGTACACTCCTCCCTTGctcaggagtgaagctgggCATGCGCTCGGTGCCTGTGGCCACAGCATGTGTGTTGTACCACCGTTTCTTCAAGCGTGTCAGCATGCGTGCATATGAACCCTACTTGGTGGCCATGAGCTGTCTGTACCTGGCTGGCAAAGTGGAGGAGCAGCATGTCAGAACCCGTGACATCATCAACGTGAGCCACAGGTAATATGCTTGGTTACAAGTGGGTACTATTTGCCGCATATAATACTTTAAGGCCCCTGAGAGCAAGATACCTCACTAAGCGGTGTGCTGCTGTGAAGAAACAGCCTTGGTGGCAGATGCAGGCCACTCGCATTGAAACACAGACATCGAATATTACTTGAGAACTGAAGTGTTTCTATCTTGAGTTTCTTGAACTATGTAAACTAGTCAAGTCATTCTGACAGCAATTGACATAAAACAAATGCAGCATTCGTAACATCagattctttttaatattataataatgaagagTGGCTAGAGTGTAGTGAATATGTTGGTTATGCAGCAGCGTCACAGGTATTTGTACAAATTTGCTTTTGACCTTTGATAACGGATCAATGCACTTGCAGCTcttaacctgcctgtttggaatgggcatTTTGCTtgacctgtggtgatgctggttgcagcttttttCAGAAACTGAAAAAGTGACCTACAGTAAATGAGTCAAGTAAAGAGTGAATGCAGGACTACGTCCTCAGAACCCTGAGGCTGTACCATCCCTGCAtccaccatagactgtttataaaatattctgcacacaaacagtacAAACagagtatattgtagaactgtttgaggaggactcactagaGACAAAGATACATTTTGAAGCAGCATTAACACACAACAAGAGCACAACTCTCCAAACATGCAGTTTAAGGTTGCTCATTATTATGTTTCGTGTTTTATGTCAGTTTGACCAAACTCCTTTTAAGAGTGGTCACCTCAATTTCCCTCTGTCCTCATCTCCCTACCACCTCCgtgtccccctctgtctctcccttgcAGGTATTTCAACAGTGGCAGCGCGCCTTTAGATTGTGACAAGGAGTTCTGGGACTTGAGGGACAGCGTGGTGCAGTGCGAGCTCCTCATCCTCCGACAGCTAAACTTCCAAGTCTCCTTCGAACACCCTCACAAGGTAAGTGTGAGCATGTGTATGGATTCCTGTCCCCCCCTGTCTAGTGTGGGCCTCCTTATCTGTCTCAGTTACTGTTGTTATGTCCTGGTTGTCccaaagtgtttgtgttcagctgGTTTTCAATCATGAGGTGAAAATGCTGCCTTATCTgagtttttcttatttctttattttaactgCATTGTTAACTACAAACAAATTGAATTGCCGTTTGACTCACATGTAGAATGTGTAATTTAGCGAGTGATTTTTTatcagtctccctctctcctcagtATTTACTTCACTACCTGCTGTCTGTGAAGTCACTGGTGAACCGCCACGCTTGGTCTCGAACCCCCATCACTGAGACTTCGTGGGCTCTGCTTAGAGACTGTTACCACGGAGACATGTGCATCCgacacacacctcaacacatTGCCATAGCAACGCTGTACCTGGCTTTAAACAGCTACGGAGTGGAGCTGCCTGTCGGGGAGAAGGAGTGGTGGCAGGTGTGTCTTTGCTGCATGGTCACAGTTACAGATTGAAGAGAGAAATGACTGATCAGAAACAATTATGTGCATGTGaacaagaaagagaaagtcACTATGTAATTTATTGATTTGACCATAACATTTGATGTATGTGATGCCTGTTTATACAGCCAACAGACACAGTGGGCCAAACTCATAATGTGCTCTGCGGGTCAAAATCGGCACCAGATCATTTtcataatttgatttattttgtgttgcgtatccctccctcccaccctaCCTCCCTCTGCGCGAGGAGAAGTAT comes from Pleuronectes platessa chromosome 6, fPlePla1.1, whole genome shotgun sequence and encodes:
- the ccnq gene encoding cyclin-Q, whose amino-acid sequence is MEAPSSRPSATPDAPGWPAGRRPLSGGESECDPARDTKTHFRVCRFIMETGVKLGMRSVPVATACVLYHRFFKRVSMRAYEPYLVAMSCLYLAGKVEEQHVRTRDIINVSHRYFNSGSAPLDCDKEFWDLRDSVVQCELLILRQLNFQVSFEHPHKYLLHYLLSVKSLVNRHAWSRTPITETSWALLRDCYHGDMCIRHTPQHIAIATLYLALNSYGVELPVGEKEWWQVLCEDATKANIDAVISDLLQLYDMDAKCI